Part of the Juglans regia cultivar Chandler chromosome 14, Walnut 2.0, whole genome shotgun sequence genome, AGCATCGCCGGAGGGACGTTCCATGAAATTGAGAGGGGTTTGCTCTGATAAATGTTTTGGCAGAAGAATGGGCTAAGCTCAGCTGAGAATGAATCAGTAATCAGTGACGTTATAACTTATCACATATGTTTTGGTAACGCTATGTTCCAATcggttataaaataataataataatgataatttattttacgcgaaaatataaattattttgtgtgTAACTCtcatttgtataaaatatttaattgataaGGATtgctttaaattaaatatgagatgaaatgattttaaatgaaagatgaaagttaaaaaaaatattattttttaattttattattattttgagatttgaaaaatttaaattgagatttaaaaaatttaaattgtttattatattttgtgtgagaatttaaaaaaattataataataagatgagatgagataaaacactttaaaaatccaaacaggtttaagaaaaattagattttattatttatttccttaacactttttattttttattttattttatgtgcgAATCAAATCTCGGCCCCCTCTATAAGTGGGTGATCTAATGtgtaaaatatttgattaaatgtATAAAGTGTAGAGTCGAAATTTAAAttcagaatttttattttaatatcatatgaaattactaattatttaaaaaatttaaactgataaaaaaataaatttaattatttatatcggTAACAAATTTATCGGCAGCGCGAAGGCATTCACGGCGTTGGCAGGAGGGCTTGTGAAGATACATTTCAGGGATGTGAAGGTGCAAAGCAGCGCCTCCATAAATGATCTCAAAAACAAGTTTGCGAACGAAAGATCATAACTTTTGTGTGGAGTTCTCCAATTGACTCATTTCAGATATTTGCTCATTTATAACATCAAGGAAAACAAATAGacaattaaattagaaatatgcTTTAGGGACTTCATAATATAATAggagttttcttattttttggtaagatttatttttttataaaagacttataatatttatctatttagaacTTTTACCTAGATTGGTCATCTCTAACGGCAAGCACCAATAACAATACTCAATGGCCATGTCCTGCTAAAAAATCACAGATAAATGCATCCAGGTTAGCAGAAGATGAGCTACTTTTTGAAATTGCTTGACGACAGATGCTTTTCAGTTCTCTTGCCCTTTTCCTAACTTCATTGCCTTCAGAGCTTTTAAGATCCATAAACTTTTGTACGAGCACTGATATATCTTCTTTTGCCACCAAAATCTCGCTTCCCACCTCTGCTCTTTTCACACTCCACCCACTCTTCCAGTCCTCTACAATCTGCCTGCAATTAGGAACTTGATCCAAGAACAGAGGGAAAGCAAGCATTGGAACGCCTCCATAAACAGCTTCTTGAGTGGAATTCCACCCACAATGTGACCAAAACCCTCCTACAGAAGGATGACACAAAACCTTCAATTGCTCACACCAAGGCACCACAAAACCCTTATCACCGCAGCTATCTTTCAACCGAGATGCTTCTTCACGAGCCACCCACAAGAATCTAACACCACTATTACGCAGTGCTATGGCAAATTCATCCATTTGGGTGCTTGATACCACAAAGAAACTTCCGAGAGAGATGTACAGCACAGAATCTTGGGGTTGGGCATCCAACCATTTTAGATAGTCAGGTTCGCCATTCTTAAAGGAAGCATCTTCAAGATCCAAGTAAGGTATGACAGGGCCAACTGGGTACACAGGGAGAGGAAGTACTGCTTTCAGAGTGTCAAAAGCTTGGGGTTCAAGCTCGTATACAGAATTAACTAGAAGATGTTTTGCTTTCGGCACGTTTGAAATGCTTCCCAAGAGTGATTCCATGCCCCGTGGatcattttcatgaaaaactGTTCGTAGATCTTCTAGATGTTTTGAAGAGATTCCGGGTATCTGATCCAAATGCTCGTCTCCATGATCTGTGACATCTGTCTCCCCAAATCACAACAGCAATTGCAAAACTAATCATGAACAGGGTTGAGCTACTCACGTTCATATAGGCAGCAATAATCAAGTAGGATGACATTGTACATTAGCAATTAAATCTTTATccgctataaaaaaaaaaagtttatttattataaaaattattttcattgattattattcatcataaataatcattttcgtatCAAATAAtttgtcataaatatttatttttgattattgaattatatttgtagATGACTTTTctgatataaaaaattgattaatataGATGACCCAAATGATGATTGCTAGATCTAGAGTTAATGGGATTCGTTGAGACTTCGAGGAGACAGTTTTATTATCGATCAAGTTCGATGAAGtagtttataattaaaagactaattaaaattaagagttcaatttttttttgttcaagaaTTACAGGAAAAAAAGTCTCagcaaattaaaaaaggttGCTAAAAGTATAGAAAATGAATGGAAGCACGGACATACGAAGTACTTACGTAAAACGTGAACCGACAAGTGACGATCTTGTGTGAAAACATAGAAATGATGGAGCACCGAGAAAAAAGAAGCCGACATGGTCCAAAGCGACGCCACCGGAATATTCCTTCGAATCCCGAAGTCGAGCGCCCACTGCAACTCAAAGTCAGCTAAGATTCTAGCCACAGGTGGTTCAAGCCGATCCAGGAGCTGCTCGAAAGGAGCTTCCATTTTGGTCTTGACTGCTCCGTTGAAGCCGCCAAAGTCAACGGCATTTGAGCGCTCTACGACGTTAGGAATGGAGGCGAAGCGGATGTTTTCCGGCTTGGGCTCGGACCCGATGCAGTCGAGCCACTCTTCGGTGACGACGAAGGTGATGAGAAGGGGGTTTGCTGATCTTGAAGACAACAACTTGCAAAGGTTCATCATGGCGTTGACGTGGccttgacatggaaaaggcatGGCCACGACGTGGAAAACTGCGGTTGGTTCAACGCCGGCGGGATCCATGTAATGCTTGAACGGAAACAGATTGTACTAGGTGTTTGatgaatattcaatattctCCGGCTCTGGGAGAAGAATAGGCCCAGCTTCTTGGCTGTGttgactttctttttctccccgaGCCGTGCGAAGCCCCCTGAGCCTCACGAAATGCACGATATCACACGTGGATAAGTACTGATCCCACttggataataaaaatattttatttcatctcatcatattttatcattataatctttttaaattttcacataaagtataataaacaattcaattcttacaaattttaaaataataaaaatattaaaaaaaataatattctaacaatattttatttaactttcaactttcatataaaattatctcatctcattgtcCAAACCGCACcaaaactctttttcctttttttcctacGGTCATTATCCTCTCAAACAAAACTTATAAGGTcctgtttggatttagaaaatgttttattttatctcatcatatcattataacttttttaaattttcatataaaatataataaaaaatttaattttttcaagtcttaaaataataataatattaaaaaataatattttaataatacttatttaacttttatatttcatctaaaatcatctcatctcatatttttatcaaatcaaTCCTGAATTTTTATCTGCATTCCTACTTCACCTTCCAAACGAGAAAACAAAACTGATTTTTATAGCCATAGAATTAGAAGAAACAGGGtattgaaagagagagagagaaaaatcgTTTAAAACAGAGTACCAGGCATGCACGGCTAAAAGAGCTTGTTCCGAGTGATGGAGGATTTAATGCATGTAGAACAAGTTGACGGTGAGCGTTACAGAttctaggggtgctacccgtcccctacggggcgggggcaccccttccccgcaTGGGGCTGGGGGTAGGGTTTTCAACCCCGTCCCCTGCCCCGcctcttttcacttaaaaaaaaatacatttatttgatttaaaaattatttataagtgtaaaagtaattaaaaatacatttttagatttaaattataaatttaaattttgtaaatatgactataatttaaaaactatgtaatttttaaatttgctagtgcatattttgtataaattgttgtgtattagtttttaaactatttaatttttaaatttaccaattcatattttatgaataagtctaacaaattgtaatatatatttatatatacacaatttataaaatataaatatatatttatgttaatttttgatgtatataatatatatatatatatataaatgggggcGGGGCGGgacggggttgggccctccacGCCACCTGCCCTTGCTAGGGGCCCTAAATGCAGGGCGGGGGCCAACCCCGCTCCACCCATGCGGGGACGGAGCATAACCGCCGCccgggaggggggggggggagattcTCTAAGCCAAGTAATGACTATTCATCATCATTACACAATACACATCATACATCATACATCATATATCATAcactatacttatttttatttttattttttttctttaaccaaATGTGTAAagatgaatgatgaatagaagaattcaattagtttaagaagaaaaaaaataaaaaaataaaagtaattatatataatatataatatataaaaatgattagtagtaaaactcatatatttacgGATAAGATCTCTTCGTTTAATTCAAAATGAATAGCATCGATCTCGAAGATACTAAATGCATAGAAATAACATGTATGTGATGAGCTACACTACAAATTAAATACTGGAAACttgaatatattatatggtataaTGGTGGGTGGAATGAGTCGGCAGTAGTTTTAACTCTTATCATcatttatacatattatataatagaatGGAATATTAggtatcattaattaatttaatctgcctatcatttttttttctgttttttatttaaattaaataatagcaGTATTATTTTAGTGTGTGTTGTAGTTGTTTCCACGTTTAATGTAAATTTAATAATACGACAATGGTAAGGCTAATTGAGTAAAGATCAAAGCCTCTCATAAATATAACTCATCTAATCAcctcaatatacatatatataaagagccatATGCTGGTATGATCCTGGAAAGAGATCTACAAATTATCTCCGATTCTTAGAGAAATATTAGTTGGAAAtgaaaattatgatatttatgACGTCCGGAATTGCTTGCCAATCTAAGCTACGACCAACCCTCCTCCCCTGTTGTATCTGATAAGTGGTAGTATTATTGATACTTGTGGCAAAAGATTAAGCGTATGACAAACACAAGCTATAAATCAAGCAATCACAAAACACAATTACATATTACAAAGTGATAAACGTTTCAAGATTGGCTTCTTGAAATGTCCGCGATGAAGGCATCAAGATAATTTTGAGTTGATCCACCTTCAGCAATTGCCCTTTGACAGACCTCTTGAAGTTCTTTTGCTCGCATCCTCAGTTTGAGCCCCTCGTTGCTTTCTTGATCCATAAACCTTTTTAAGAGCTCGGAAATCTCTCCTCTTGTCACCAAATCTTTAGATTTCACATCTTTCTTAATCCTCCATCCAACTTTCCAATCTTCTACAATTTGTTTACTGTTTGGAAATTGATCAAACAATATGGGTAAAGTAAGCATTGGAACACCAGCAAAAACACCCTCTAATGTGGAATTCCATCCACAGTGTGTCCAAAACCCTCCTAAGGAAGAGTGGCACAAAGCCTTCAATTGGTCACACCACGGTACCACCAAACCCATATCCCCACAACCATCCTTAAACCTAGCATTGTTCCCCCTTGACACCCACAAACACCTAACACCACTATCTCGCACACCACCAACAATTTCATCCATTTGAGCATCTGAGACTGAATAGAAACTTCCAAATGAGATGTACAAGACGGAATTGATAGGTTGAGAATCTAGCCAGTGGAAATAGTTTACACCATTGACGTTACTATCGGAGCCGGAGGCATTGTCTCGGAGTTCTAAGTAGGGTATGGAAGGGCCAATGGGGTAGATGGGGATTGGAAATTCTGCTCTTAAATTGTCAAAGACTTGAGGTTCAAGCTCATGGACACAAGTGAATAGCAGACAATGCGCTTTGGGCACCAACAAAATACATTTCCAGCTAAGAGGCTTGACTTTTAATCCATTTCCAGATGAAAAGGCAGGAAGATCTGCAAGACGCATAGCTGGGATTCCAGGGATGTAGTCCACAAGCTCGTCTCCCCGTCCTTAATCAGACATGAGGCAAAGACACGTAGAGAAAGCAATGTAAGTGAAAACTTAGCTAGGGGAAACCTTGTTGTTAGATGTTGTAATGACAAATTTAGAAAATTCCAACGGAAACAAGATCATGTTTATGCCTCTATGGGGATATGTACagacaaattttctttttagcttAAGATTCTTTACTAGCGATGGATGATGcattttagaaatttatgatCATGCATACCAAACAGTACAAACATGCACTGAAGGAATGGAAATTATGGTGTAATTGTATAACGGGCCCGGTCATACCATTGGGTTTTGTCGTTTTTCATAGACATATTATCAGTGAATCTCCTTCATCTTGTTACGTTTCTTCTTGGTTCAGAGAGGTATAAAATGACCTGAAAACATCTTTCATTCAaatggtgttttcttttgtctgCTAATGACAGAACACTAATACTAAACTACCACCTCCTTGTTCCTTCGATGTTTGAATTGATTGAACCTGGTCATGTTGTGATCtttcgatgaacttatatcgtTTTCCACTGACCCAAAATAAGAACTTTCAATTACCTTATACGGGAAAAGAAATACTGCGTATCCATATCGGAAAAACAATTGGCAAGCGTCTTACCTACAGGGCCATCTGTAATCTAGCAGTCACGCAGGCAGGAAAAAATTTGATTGAGGTTTTGGAAGAAACTGACCTGACAGTTCAACCGGGAAATGCCCGTTCTGCACGAGGAGCTCAAGATGGTGTACCACCGAGAACACCGTCGCGGACATGGTCATTAGTGACGCCACCGGAATATTCCTCCGGTTCCCCACTTCGACGGCCCATACCAAATAAGTATCGGCCACTATGGCAGTCACCGGATGTTCAAGCCGGTCCAGTAGCTCCTCAAAAGGCGCTTCCATCTTCGTGCTGATGGCCTCAAGGAATCCGGGAAAATCTTTAGCACGAACGCGCTCGGAAGGTATGACGTTGGGTATCGTGGCGATGCGTATGTTAGCCGGCTTGGTTTGTTCGCCGATGATGCCGAGCCACTCCTCGGTGACGACGAAGGTGACGATGATGGATGGGCTTTTCAAAACTAGTTGCTTGCAAAGGTTCATCATGGGGTTGATGTGGCCTCGACCGGGATAGGGCATCGCCACCACGCGGCAGACGGCGGATGAATATGTTTTGGTCGGATCCATTTCTGGCAGCTGATAGTCACCGTGACGCAAGCTTTGGGCAACTAAGTAACAAGCCGGCACTGAGCCAATGATCAAAGgtaattaagaaatatttacaACAGTGcgcatattctttttaaaagaattgaataaatataaaatttatattaaaaaataaattttttaaaattaaattttattcaattaaaaaaatttacgttATGCTTATataatctataattatttttaagaaattgatAAATATAGATTGAATGTCGATAGAGGTAGCCTAATCTGATATGGGACTAACTAATTAACCCAAATGCGGAATAACCGAGATTGGTGATTGGTGATTGGTGATTGTCGTCTTAACCGATGGCTGTTCGTGCCTTTATCTTAGAGCATTCCTATCCGattccttaaatttttttctaaattttagttaaaaaggacacttcttataattttatcctaaattttactcatttttaaaaaaccttctacatcctattccctatcctttctctattctattaaaataatattcttctattatttctttattacttttttctctcacttccattttcaaacttcactacttaatattttttcttatgttttgaactattattatagtgaatattttaaataaaaatttaaataatttttttaagggtttaataatatttttaaaattattatttttatattttagtaattatttaaattatttttaaaaatattatttaaaagtataataaatatgagtataagagaaaatgtagttgattgaaaaaagaatttattttatttatttaaataaaatattaataaaaaatgatttaggggatgaatagtagttccctatatttagggaaccactgttcatttcctaaatcaaaatcctaaaatagggaatgggatgggagggggtttttgagcttttccctataatttttcctataatttagagaaaacagTGTTTTAGGCATCCGGATGAGGATGCTCTTAGGTACGTAAAGTTAAAAAGAGTAACGTTACTATCATTTCTTTTCGATGACTGTTACATctgtaaacaaattataaattacataaaatcaattctataaattaatgtaattttatctGATTCGTTAAATTTATTCGATAAATTCGATAATGTGTAGagatgaatgatgagtagaaaaattcaattagtttaaaaataaaaaaataaaagtaattatatataatatatgatatatatatgaaaatgatgagtagtaaaactcatatttactgttaaGATCTCTTCGTTTAATTCAAAATGAATAGCATCGATCTCGAAGATACTAAATGCATAGAAATAACATGTATGTGATGAGCTACACTACAAATTAAATACTGGAAACttgaatatattatatggtataaTGTTGGGTGGGATGAGTCGGCAGTAGTTTTAACTCTATCATcatttatacatattatataatagaatGGAAAATTAggtatcattaattaatttaatctgCCTATcattctttttctgttttttatttaaattaaataatagcaGTATTATTTTAGTGTGTGTTGTAGTtgtttccacgtttaatataaatttaataatacgACAATGGTAAGGCTAATTGAGTAAAGCTCAAAGCTTCTCATAAATATAACTCATCTAatcacatcaatatatatatatatatatagatatataaagagCCATATGCTGGTATGATCCTGGAGAGAGAGCTACAAATTATCTCCgatttttagagaaatattagttggaaatgaaaattatgatatttatgACGTCCCTAATTGCTTGCCAATCTAAGCTAAGACTGTTCATTCAAGCCGAATTTTTATCCGCCCTTGTCTAGAACCCGGATAACTGGGTTCCAGTTATGGGTTCCAGCTCGGATACAATCTGGACTGGAATCCGCATCACTCTTAACCGGCCCAACCCGGGCCGGTTACGGTATTGAAGCCCGAATTACCAACGTGGGTCGGGGATGACTCTTTATTCATTTCCAgtctgttgtgcaatttttgacACTAAAAATATGTTTCAAACTTTATCCATCGTTttgctttaaaaatataaacaaataaaaataatataattagaatgaaTGATATAATTGTTATGTTCACTTTAACACCAGATTAAACGCTATCGATATATCGCTGTTATGAGTGTGAGATAGAGATTTCTTGTGGGTACTTTTTTCGTAAGCctgatggttttaagacaaagATTTTTTTGCTGGTATTTGTGTCATCGACTTGATGGTTCTAAGATAGAGATTTATGGTTATGTTGATGTCATTGTCGCGGTTCTAAGATGAGGTGTGAGAACTCTGCTAGGATGCAAGCATAGTGCTCACCCCCAAGTGCAAGATGTTGTTGCTCGCCACCTAATTCGACCAATTGATCCAGGGTCGGAAATCCCAAGTCATCCAACCAATTTGATTGAATGTCAGATACTGATGATCTGGTATGCTTTACTTACTCGAGAGCTGAGCTCCCATGTAATCTGACCAATTTGATAGAGGGTTAGATACTTATGAAGATCGGGTATGTTTTACATGCTCTGGATTTGAGCTCCCATGTAAGTGTCAGATCTAATGGAGCTAGTACGATTTACCCAAGGTCACACGGACATCGAGCACGATTCTGAAGTTGCTACGACCATCGGGCTTGATCCTTGTGTAGGTAAAATGAGCAAAGTGCTTGTCCCAAGAGTGTGATGTTGGTGCTTGCCCTTGGTGGTGAGCAACTTTTGCAGacgttatttattttttcttgaatgCTTGCCCTAAAAGGAGCATTTCTCATGGAGTTGGTATGATTTGCCTGAGTTCCAACGAGGTGCGAACACTTGCCTTGTTGGGGCATGAATAAAAGTGGACTGCTTACATGCAGGGGACGATCACTTCTTTAGTGTTGTCACTCGCTAGGGATTCGAGAGCATCACTCAACCTCCATGATGCGAGGACTATTGCTCATTCCAATCAAAGTGCTCGCCTAAGGTGAGAACTTTTAGTCGATTAGGTGCGAGCACTTCTTGGTTTCTTCTGGGTCTCGTGCGAGAACTCTCGAGTAATTGGTCTTACTCAATCATCTCGAGCAAGAGCATAGTTTCTTTCCTTGGTAATGCTTGAATGAATAAAGATAAATGCTCGACTCGTAACGCATGTGAAGCTCAGATACAATATATGCCTTTTGCTTGGAAGTGGAAGTTTGCTCGGAGAGTTTTTTGTAGCGGtagcaatatgtgacatgacccattaacttaacatgaacatgacacgGAATTAGTAGGTTTGAGTTTGATGCTAATGAACTCGGGTTAAAACGGATTGACTTGTTAAGGCACGATTTATTAACGGGTTACTAATGGGTCAACCCGGTTAACCCGCTTGGGAcccattaaatatttttactcaaatttacaattatattatttttaacctaaaaacaaaataccctAATTCTATTTCGTGTTTTCTAACTCTCTCTCAGACCCTCACTTTCTCAGTTTTAAGTTGGATTAGTTCTCACAAGTCACGACCGCTTCCCACACTTCTTCTAGATTgtatttttggtgtttttattatttgaattgtaATTATGGATTTATGTAgttggttttatatttttgagagatattttgattttaaattttatatgaaattatgttaataaggTCAAATGGATTATTTGAGTCAATTCAACACATTTACATAAACAAGTTGACAAGGATCATGTcaatatgtttttaattaattcataacaggtcgtgtcgtgtcaatccATTATTTTAATGGGTCATGTTAGGGCTTAGAAATTTGACCTGTTAAgcttaacatatcatattttggTTGACTCATATCGTATAATATACATGATACGAACATGACCCGTTGACACTGTTTGTCACCCCTAATTTTTTGTCTTGTATTCATTTTTCCACCCGAATGTATTTTTTCACCCCTCTCGTTTTTTTGTCCTATCTTCACTTTCAGCCTAAGGATATTTTTTCAGTcctatctttatttttctatccTATGCCATTTTTCCTTCCTATCTTTATTTTGCTCTAGTTCTAGAGTGGAGGCACGCTTTGCTTGCCCCATTGGTATGTGCACTCTTTGGTTCGACAAATGCATTGccagcaatgttttgaatactgtaccGGACGTTGTATCGGTCatggcactggaacgaaatattttggtactggtaccgtttcgggatagcgtttcgggataacatttcaggatagtcgatatataaataaattatatataaatacatatatatataaattataaatagtctaatctgaattgagagttaaaaaataagcttgtagtttgaaaaaatgaaaaaaaaaaaaaacattggccgaaatatcggctggCACAAGctgaaattgaggccggtacgaaacaaatatagtacctgtaccggccggacgacCAGTACGAAAAATTTCAGCCGTACCAGCTGGTACGGTACAAAATTCACAACTTTGATTGCTAGCCCTATGAGGAGCGAGCATATTTTTATCAACATAGTGTTTGCCTTTTTTGGGAGTTGTTGCTCACCCTAGCATTCGAGCTCTCTTTGTGTGTCCCGGGGTTTGAGCAATCGTTGCTCACCCGAGGTGCAAACATGGGATGCGAGCACTCATTGTTTGCCATTGCGATTGAGTACTTTTGCTTGATTTGTGTTGAAGTTGTTGTTGCTCATCTCGGGGTTTGATCACTCCTTGCTTGACCTTAGGTTTGAGTAGTTTTTTGGCTTCATATCAAAGGGTTGGTACGGTCGAAATATACTGTTTCTGTGGCATAGCCTGTACATAGAAGGATATAGTTTCGTATTGGTCAAAATTTCGGCCGTTTCAGCTCGTACCGACCGATATTTCAGCCCATACTGGCCTATATTTCGAcctttacttttttcttctttattttttcattttttcatttcttcaaactacATGCTCATTTTTTTATCCCCCAATTCAgaccagactatttataatttatatatatatatatttatatataatttattcatatatagactattattttgaaatattatatatatatatgcatataattgattcatatatagactattccaaaacggtaccggtatcaaaatatctcatttcaatggTTCGACCGAAACATTGTTTCATATGCGAGCATTCTTTGCTCCCATTGGTctgagaactttttttttttaaaaaaaaaaaattaatgataggaGCTCCGATCGTTTTCTGGGCTAAAttaatgccattttttttttttacttttgggcACACCAAAGCCCAATTCCaaacctgtaaaaaaaaataactgaaaaaaaacttaaatacattagtttaaaaagtaaataacatgtagtCATAAATTATAACAATCTCATTTATTACAACTTTGACTTAGTCTTTAgagataactacataaatattaaacactATGTGTACTTGTGCAGCAAGGATTTCACTCAAATCTCAATGGTTCATTGGTCATACCTGAAAGGCTGAAATGAATATAGA contains:
- the LOC108996872 gene encoding UDP-glycosyltransferase 87A1-like, encoding MDPTKTYSSAVCRVVAMPYPGRGHINPMMNLCKQLVLKSPSIIVTFVVTEEWLGIIGEQTKPANIRIATIPNVIPSERVRAKDFPGFLEAISTKMEAPFEELLDRLEHPVTAIVADTYLVWAVEVGNRRNIPVASLMTMSATVFSVVHHLELLVQNGHFPVELSGRGDELVDYIPGIPAMRLADLPAFSSGNGLKVKPLSWKCILLVPKAHCLLFTCVHELEPQVFDNLRAEFPIPIYPIGPSIPYLELRDNASGSDSNVNGVNYFHWLDSQPINSVLYISFGSFYSVSDAQMDEIVGGVRDSGVRCLWVSRGNNARFKDGCGDMGLVVPWCDQLKALCHSSLGGFWTHCGWNSTLEGVFAGVPMLTLPILFDQFPNSKQIVEDWKVGWRIKKDVKSKDLVTRGEISELLKRFMDQESNEGLKLRMRAKELQEVCQRAIAEGGSTQNYLDAFIADISRSQS
- the LOC108996874 gene encoding UDP-glycosyltransferase 87A2-like, coding for MDPAGVEPTAVFHVVAMPFPCQGHVNAMMNLCKLLSSRSANPLLITFVVTEEWLDCIGSEPKPENIRFASIPNVVERSNAVDFGGFNGAVKTKMEAPFEQLLDRLEPPVARILADFELQWALDFGIRRNIPVASLWTMSASFFSVLHHFYVFTQDRHLSVHVLHVTDHGDEHLDQIPGISSKHLEDLRTVFHENDPRGMESLLGSISNVPKAKHLLVNSVYELEPQAFDTLKAVLPLPVYPVGPVIPYLDLEDASFKNGEPDYLKWLDAQPQDSVLYISLGSFFVVSSTQMDEFAIALRNSGVRFLWVAREEASRLKDSCGDKGFVVPWCEQLKVLCHPSVGGFWSHCGWNSTQEAVYGGVPMLAFPLFLDQVPNCRQIVEDWKSGWSVKRAEVGSEILVAKEDISVLVQKFMDLKSSEGNEVRKRARELKSICRQAISKSSSSSANLDAFICDFLAGHGH